In the genome of Vicia villosa cultivar HV-30 ecotype Madison, WI linkage group LG7, Vvil1.0, whole genome shotgun sequence, one region contains:
- the LOC131620289 gene encoding uncharacterized protein LOC131620289, which translates to MSGMEEEAPDVLCQLENVQGLVDALTSVRWKRQQDAVLELSEHGIVLIVEESGCLQAKVYLKKELFIRYEYNAEGRPRFGVSLGLFVDCLNAFSVPGHSNLIQIQYPGPDMQVILKSVDSLDASICAEIRTRIPDTIAWDYNFEPAGANPLTFTVKSAALKEAIEDLEWPGSSIQITMEPDPPCVTLRGEGHGDLQIDFMYSANSELLVAFQCDHRASFKYKYKFLRASTSNMPSSVIKENRGSKLSIGRGGLLKVQHLVSISKPASHSHADSAGYQQPGRIAHIEFFVKPEENED; encoded by the exons ATGTCAGGAATGGAGGAAGAAGCACCGGACGTTTTGTGCCAACTGGAAAACGTTCAAGGCTTAGTCGACGCCTTAACTTCCGTCAGGTGGAAACGGCAGCAAGACGCCGTGTTAGAGTTATCCGAACACGGCATCGTTTTGATCGTGGAAGAAAGCGGTTGCCTCCAAGCCAAGGTTTATCTCAAAAAAGAGCTATTCATTCGCTATGAATACAATGCAGAAGGACGACCTCGTTTTGGAGTCAGTTTAGGGCTTTTTGTTGATTGCTTGAACGCCTTTTCGGTTCCTGGTCACTCCAATTTGATTCAGATTCAGTATCCCGGTCCTGATATGCAAGTTATTCTCAA ATCTGTAGATTCGCTGGATGCCAGTATCTGTGCAGAGATCAGAACAAGGATTCCTGATACTATTGCATGGGACTACAACTTTGAACCTGCTGGGGCTAACCCTTTAACCTTTACCGTTAAG TCCGCAGCACTAAAGGAAGCTATTGAGGATCTTGAATGGCCTGGCTCAAGTATCCAGATAACTATGGAGCCGGATCCTCCTTGTGTTACCTTGAGAGGTGAAGGACACGGAGACTTGCAG ATAGACTTCATGTATTCTGCGAATTCTGAGCTCTTGGTAGCATTTCAGTGTGATCATCGGGCTTCTTTcaa GTATAAATATAAGTTCCTCAGAGCATCAACTTCTAATATGCCTAGTAGTGTTATTAAAGAAAATAGGGGAAGCAAGTTAAGCATTGGGAGAGGTGGATTGTTAAAAGTGCAGCATCTGGTTTCAATTTCCAAACCTGCATCGCACTCTCATGCAGATTCTGCTGGCTATCAACAACCTGGTCGAATAGCTCATATTGAATTCTTTGTGAAACCAGAGGAAAACGAAGACTAG
- the LOC131620290 gene encoding uncharacterized protein LOC131620290 isoform X1: MRLFFVNMCEKCPGVEYEYDFDFYIDFVQFLRDIILSQTVYFYIQVLVFNYCITMKPGKFELRYSRELLKHMDKQNEVLMEAYRSMFNELQKLQVEEEMFMRKLYEVMSEINASLDNVGVKQLSWKMVQQQIKNNEGCIERIYMKDKSLVLALILN, encoded by the exons ATGAGGTTATTCTTTGTAAACATGTGTGAGAAATGTCCAGGAGTTGAATATGAATATGACTTTGATTTTTACATTGATTTTGTACAGTTTCTTCGTGATATCATATTAAGCCAAACTGTTTATTTTTATATTCaggttttggtcttcaattattgTATAACAATGAAGCCCGGAAAATTTGAGCTAAGATACTCAAGAGAGTTGTTGAA GCATATGGATAAGCAGAATGAGGTCCTTATGGAAGCTTACAGATCAATGTTTAATGAATTGCAAAAACTCCAG GTGGAAGAGGAAATGTTTATGCGTAAGCTTTATGAAGTTATGTCTGAAATCAACGCATCCCTTGATAATGTTGGAGTTAAACAATTAA gtTGGAAGATGGTGCAGCAACAAATTAAGAATAATGAAGGTTGCATAGAGAGAATATACATGAAGGATAAGTCCTTAGTCTTAGCCCTTATTTTAAATTAG
- the LOC131620290 gene encoding uncharacterized protein LOC131620290 isoform X2 yields the protein MRLFFVNMCEKCPGVEYEYDFDFYIDFVQFLRDIILSQTVYFYIQVLVFNYCITMKPGKFELRYSRELLKHMDKQNEVLMEAYRSMFNELQKLQVEEEMFMRKLYEVMSEINASLDNVGVKQLSKKVNTNMRLEDGAATN from the exons ATGAGGTTATTCTTTGTAAACATGTGTGAGAAATGTCCAGGAGTTGAATATGAATATGACTTTGATTTTTACATTGATTTTGTACAGTTTCTTCGTGATATCATATTAAGCCAAACTGTTTATTTTTATATTCaggttttggtcttcaattattgTATAACAATGAAGCCCGGAAAATTTGAGCTAAGATACTCAAGAGAGTTGTTGAA GCATATGGATAAGCAGAATGAGGTCCTTATGGAAGCTTACAGATCAATGTTTAATGAATTGCAAAAACTCCAG GTGGAAGAGGAAATGTTTATGCGTAAGCTTTATGAAGTTATGTCTGAAATCAACGCATCCCTTGATAATGTTGGAGTTAAACAATTAAGTAAGAAAGTCAATACAAATATGAG gtTGGAAGATGGTGCAGCAACAAATTAA
- the LOC131620290 gene encoding uncharacterized protein LOC131620290 isoform X3 produces the protein MKPGKFELRYSRELLKHMDKQNEVLMEAYRSMFNELQKLQVEEEMFMRKLYEVMSEINASLDNVGVKQLSWKMVQQQIKNNEGCIERIYMKDKSLVLALILN, from the exons ATGAAGCCCGGAAAATTTGAGCTAAGATACTCAAGAGAGTTGTTGAA GCATATGGATAAGCAGAATGAGGTCCTTATGGAAGCTTACAGATCAATGTTTAATGAATTGCAAAAACTCCAG GTGGAAGAGGAAATGTTTATGCGTAAGCTTTATGAAGTTATGTCTGAAATCAACGCATCCCTTGATAATGTTGGAGTTAAACAATTAA gtTGGAAGATGGTGCAGCAACAAATTAAGAATAATGAAGGTTGCATAGAGAGAATATACATGAAGGATAAGTCCTTAGTCTTAGCCCTTATTTTAAATTAG